In one Cyclopterus lumpus isolate fCycLum1 chromosome 24, fCycLum1.pri, whole genome shotgun sequence genomic region, the following are encoded:
- the btbd9 gene encoding BTB/POZ domain-containing protein 9 isoform X1, whose amino-acid sequence MSNSHPLRPLASVSEIDHVHLLSEQLGALVLGEEYSDVTFVVEGKRFPAHRVILAARCHYFRALLYGGMKESQPQAEVRLEETRAEAFSMLLNYLYTGRASLSSAREEVLLDFLGLAHRYGLQPLEDSTSEFLRTVLHTNNVCLVFDVASLYSLSALSAACCAYMDRHGPEVLNSDGFLMLSKTALLTVARRDSFAASEKEIFQALSRWCRQHEDGADTQEVMSAVRLPLMTLTEMLNVVRPSFLLSPDDLLDAIKTRSESRNMDLNYRGMLSRCSSRDPVRHSTWFTVPVCFHAFVSSGLVSVPEENIATMKHGAQVMKGELKSALLDGDTQNYDLDHGFSRHPIEDDGRAGIQVKLGQASIINHVRLLLWDRDSRSYSYYIEVSMDELDWVRVADHSKYLCRSWQDLYFTPRVCRYVRIVGTHNTVNKVFHLVAFECMFTHRSFTLENGLLVPRENVATIALCASVIEGVSRCRNALLNGDTRNYDWDSGYTCHQLGSGAIVIQLAQPYSIGSLRLLLWDCDERSYSYYVEVSSNQQQWTKVVDRTRQACRSWQTLKFDKQPASFIRIVGTHNTANEVFHCVHFECPAQLDTEVNEGSPGPDPPGSGASSPQPRPQRPSRTHSLLPSQPSPPSSSSSLSLQ is encoded by the exons ATGAGTAACAGCCACCCTCTGCGGCCACTGGCCTCCGTGTCGGAGATCGACCACGTGCACCTGCTGTCGGAGCAGCTGGGCGCGCTCGTGCTCGGCGAGGAGTACAGCGACGTCACCTTCGTGGTGGAGGGGAAGCGGTTCCCCGCGCACCGCGTCATCCTGGCGGCCCGCTGTCATTACTTCAG GGCCCTGCTGTACGGTGGGATGAAAGAGTCCCAGCCCCAGGCGGAGGTGCGTTTAGAGGAGACGAGGGCCGAGGCCTTCTCCATGCTGCTCAACTACCTGTACACGGGTCGGGCCAGCCTCAGCTCCGCCcgggaggaggtgctgctggacTTCCTGGGCCTGGCCCACCGCTACGGCCTCCAGCCGCTGGAGGACTCCACCTCTGAGTTCCTGCGCACCGTCCTGCACACCAACAACGTCTGCCTGGTGTTCGACGTGGCCAGCCTGTACTCTCTGAGCGCGCTCAGCGCGGCCTGCTGCGCCTACATGGACCGACACGGGCCCGAAGTGTTGAATTCTGATGGCTTCCTCATGCTCTCCAAG ACTGCCCTGCTGACCGTGGCGAGGCGGGACTCCTTCGCCGCCAGCGAGAAGGAGATCTTCCAGGCGCTGAGTCGCTGGTGCCGGCAGCACGAGGACGGGGCCGACACCCAGGAAGTGATGTCGGCGGTGCGGCTGCCGCTCATGACTCTGACGGAGATGCTGAACGTGGTGCGACCGTCGTTCCTGCTGAGCCCGGACGACCTGCTGGACGCCATCAAGACGCGCTCCGAGAGCCGCAACATGGACCTCAACTACCGCGGCATGCTGAGTCGGTGCTCGTCCCGTGACCCCGTCAGACATTCAACGTGGTTTACCGTCCCCGTGTGTTTTCATGCGTTCGTTTCCTCTGGTTTGGTTTCAGTCCCGGAGGAGAACATTGCTACCATGAAGCACGGCGCTCAGGTGATGAAAGGGGAGCTGAAGTCGGCGCTGCTGGACGGAGACACCCAGAACTACGACCTGGACCACGGCTTCTCCAGGCACCCCATCGAGGATGACGGCCGGGCCGGGATCCAGGTCAAACTGGGCCAGGCGTCCATCATCAACCACGTCCGCCTGCTGCTGTGGGACAGAGACAGTCG GTCCTACTCGTACTACATCGAGGTGTCCATGGACGAGCTGGACTGGGTGCGCGTCGCCGACCACTCGAAGTACCTGTGCCGCTCTTGGCAGGACCTGTACTTCACACCACGGGTCTGCAG gTACGTTCGCATCGTGGGAACGCACAACACGGTCAACAAGGTGTTCCACCTCGTGGCTTTCGAGTGCATGTTCACCCACCGCTCATTCACCCTGGAGAACGGCCTTCTGG TGCCCAGGGAGAACGTGGCCACCATCGCGCTGTGCGCCAGCGTCATCGAGGGCGTGAGCCGCTGCAGGAACGCCTTGCTCAACGGCGACACGCGCAACTACGACTGGGACTCGGGCTACACCTGCCACCAGCTGGGCTCCGGGGCGATCGTCATCCAGCTGGCTCAGCCCTACTCCATCGGCTCCTTGAG GCTGCTGCTGTGGGACTGTGACGAGCGCTCCTACAGCTACTACGTGGAGGTGTCCTCCAACCAGCAGCAGTGGACCAAGGTGGTGGACCGCACCAGGCAGGCGTGTCG ATCGTGGCAGACGTTGAAGTTCGATAAGCAGCCGGCCTCCTTCATCCGCATTGTCGGGACTCACAACACGGCCAACGAG gtgtTCCACTGTGTTCACTTCGAGTGTCCGGCCCAGCTGGACACGGAGGTGAACGAAGGCAGCCCGGGCCCGGACCCCCCCGGCTCCGGGGCCTCGTCCCCTCAGCCGCGGCCCCAGCGGCCCTCGCGCACCCACAGCCTGCTCCCCTCCCAGCCCTCTCCCCCGTCTTCGTCGTCCTCGCTGTCCCtccagtga
- the btbd9 gene encoding BTB/POZ domain-containing protein 9 isoform X2, which produces MSNSHPLRPLASVSEIDHVHLLSEQLGALVLGEEYSDVTFVVEGKRFPAHRVILAARCHYFRALLYGGMKESQPQAEVRLEETRAEAFSMLLNYLYTGRASLSSAREEVLLDFLGLAHRYGLQPLEDSTSEFLRTVLHTNNVCLVFDVASLYSLSALSAACCAYMDRHGPEVLNSDGFLMLSKTALLTVARRDSFAASEKEIFQALSRWCRQHEDGADTQEVMSAVRLPLMTLTEMLNVVRPSFLLSPDDLLDAIKTRSESRNMDLNYRGMLIPEENIATMKHGAQVMKGELKSALLDGDTQNYDLDHGFSRHPIEDDGRAGIQVKLGQASIINHVRLLLWDRDSRSYSYYIEVSMDELDWVRVADHSKYLCRSWQDLYFTPRVCRYVRIVGTHNTVNKVFHLVAFECMFTHRSFTLENGLLVPRENVATIALCASVIEGVSRCRNALLNGDTRNYDWDSGYTCHQLGSGAIVIQLAQPYSIGSLRLLLWDCDERSYSYYVEVSSNQQQWTKVVDRTRQACRSWQTLKFDKQPASFIRIVGTHNTANEVFHCVHFECPAQLDTEVNEGSPGPDPPGSGASSPQPRPQRPSRTHSLLPSQPSPPSSSSSLSLQ; this is translated from the exons ATGAGTAACAGCCACCCTCTGCGGCCACTGGCCTCCGTGTCGGAGATCGACCACGTGCACCTGCTGTCGGAGCAGCTGGGCGCGCTCGTGCTCGGCGAGGAGTACAGCGACGTCACCTTCGTGGTGGAGGGGAAGCGGTTCCCCGCGCACCGCGTCATCCTGGCGGCCCGCTGTCATTACTTCAG GGCCCTGCTGTACGGTGGGATGAAAGAGTCCCAGCCCCAGGCGGAGGTGCGTTTAGAGGAGACGAGGGCCGAGGCCTTCTCCATGCTGCTCAACTACCTGTACACGGGTCGGGCCAGCCTCAGCTCCGCCcgggaggaggtgctgctggacTTCCTGGGCCTGGCCCACCGCTACGGCCTCCAGCCGCTGGAGGACTCCACCTCTGAGTTCCTGCGCACCGTCCTGCACACCAACAACGTCTGCCTGGTGTTCGACGTGGCCAGCCTGTACTCTCTGAGCGCGCTCAGCGCGGCCTGCTGCGCCTACATGGACCGACACGGGCCCGAAGTGTTGAATTCTGATGGCTTCCTCATGCTCTCCAAG ACTGCCCTGCTGACCGTGGCGAGGCGGGACTCCTTCGCCGCCAGCGAGAAGGAGATCTTCCAGGCGCTGAGTCGCTGGTGCCGGCAGCACGAGGACGGGGCCGACACCCAGGAAGTGATGTCGGCGGTGCGGCTGCCGCTCATGACTCTGACGGAGATGCTGAACGTGGTGCGACCGTCGTTCCTGCTGAGCCCGGACGACCTGCTGGACGCCATCAAGACGCGCTCCGAGAGCCGCAACATGGACCTCAACTACCGCGGCATGCTGA TCCCGGAGGAGAACATTGCTACCATGAAGCACGGCGCTCAGGTGATGAAAGGGGAGCTGAAGTCGGCGCTGCTGGACGGAGACACCCAGAACTACGACCTGGACCACGGCTTCTCCAGGCACCCCATCGAGGATGACGGCCGGGCCGGGATCCAGGTCAAACTGGGCCAGGCGTCCATCATCAACCACGTCCGCCTGCTGCTGTGGGACAGAGACAGTCG GTCCTACTCGTACTACATCGAGGTGTCCATGGACGAGCTGGACTGGGTGCGCGTCGCCGACCACTCGAAGTACCTGTGCCGCTCTTGGCAGGACCTGTACTTCACACCACGGGTCTGCAG gTACGTTCGCATCGTGGGAACGCACAACACGGTCAACAAGGTGTTCCACCTCGTGGCTTTCGAGTGCATGTTCACCCACCGCTCATTCACCCTGGAGAACGGCCTTCTGG TGCCCAGGGAGAACGTGGCCACCATCGCGCTGTGCGCCAGCGTCATCGAGGGCGTGAGCCGCTGCAGGAACGCCTTGCTCAACGGCGACACGCGCAACTACGACTGGGACTCGGGCTACACCTGCCACCAGCTGGGCTCCGGGGCGATCGTCATCCAGCTGGCTCAGCCCTACTCCATCGGCTCCTTGAG GCTGCTGCTGTGGGACTGTGACGAGCGCTCCTACAGCTACTACGTGGAGGTGTCCTCCAACCAGCAGCAGTGGACCAAGGTGGTGGACCGCACCAGGCAGGCGTGTCG ATCGTGGCAGACGTTGAAGTTCGATAAGCAGCCGGCCTCCTTCATCCGCATTGTCGGGACTCACAACACGGCCAACGAG gtgtTCCACTGTGTTCACTTCGAGTGTCCGGCCCAGCTGGACACGGAGGTGAACGAAGGCAGCCCGGGCCCGGACCCCCCCGGCTCCGGGGCCTCGTCCCCTCAGCCGCGGCCCCAGCGGCCCTCGCGCACCCACAGCCTGCTCCCCTCCCAGCCCTCTCCCCCGTCTTCGTCGTCCTCGCTGTCCCtccagtga